The Rhinolophus ferrumequinum isolate MPI-CBG mRhiFer1 chromosome 6, mRhiFer1_v1.p, whole genome shotgun sequence genome has a window encoding:
- the LOC117023071 gene encoding cytochrome c oxidase subunit 7C, mitochondrial-like: MSSVFGLCAFCRPPNSAMLGQSIRRFTTSVVRRSHYEESPGKNLPFSVENKWQLLVMMTLYFGSGFAAPFFIVRRQLLKK, translated from the coding sequence ATGTCCTCCGTTTTCGGTCTCTGCGCCTTTTGCAGGCCTCCCAACAGCGCTATGTTGGGACAGAGCATCCGGAGGTTCACAACCTCTGTGGTCCGTAGAAGCCACTATGAGGAGAGCCCAGGGAAGAATTTGCCATTTTCAGTGGAAAACAAGTGGCAGTTGCTAGTTATGATGACTCTGTACTTTGGATCTGGATTTGCCGCACCTTTCTTCATAGTAAGACGCCAGCTgcttaaaaaataa